ATTGctgctggtaaaaaaaaaaaaaaaaaaggcgcaATAAATAGAAATTTTGAAAATAAGCCAAAGCATTTTTTGCAGgaacaataaaaaaaccccTGACTTCCTGGAGTATTATGTTACACAGTAATATTGCTTGTATTATAATTCAGTGTAGTAGGAGTGAGACTTTCTCCTCACCAGGAAAAGTGCAAGCTGCCGTCTGCCTTCCAGAGCCATGTCCTCACCTGGTTACACACAAGAACAGATTACAGATCAGCTTTTCCCTCCTCGGTGCTCATATAGTTGGTATAATATAAGGCAAGTTATCTGGTATACATGAGCTAGCAGGGTTAAATCACCTTGTCTTACAAAAATGATAAAGGCAtcaataataattcattatttgcTTAACAAATAAGTCAGGTTATTTTAGGGATCCAAGTGCAACCACACCACCACTGACTGTGAGGAAAAACTAGAAAGAATGGTATAAAGAGGCAAGGCTGATGCTAGTCACACAACAGTTCATACAACATGCAGAAAATCAAGAGCAtcatcagaatggagaaaaaattCTGTAACTTTAACCACGGCATGCTTGTACGGTGAGCTGAGCTGGTTTGAGTGTTTATCTCTTGGGATTTCCCCACACTATAGATCTAAAGTTTAAACAGAAGGGtttgagaaaaacaaacaaaaaaaccctccacACAATTCTGCGGTTGGAAACAGCGTGTTGAGATCAGAGAAGAATGGTGAAAATGGTTCGAACTGAAAGAAaggatgagcagaaaagcatgtcgCGCTACTACAGGAGATCACATCAGATTTCACTCCTGTCTgtcaagaacaagaatctgaggctggAGGTTGGAAAAAGAGCAGTCAACAGAGgcagatgttcctattaaagtggcaggTGAGTGTACAGTGAAGAAGtgaggctggggctgatttctttctagtcCAGTCTGGAGATTTACTAGCAGTCATTAGCAGTGACTGATGAGGCACATGTGAGATCAAGTACCCAAAAAGTGTTCTCCCCAAAATGCTTTGGGAGAAGCAAGtaaaatggaaggaaggaaggaaggaaaaaagaaattaaagaaagaaggaaaggaaaaaagaaattaaagaaagaaggaaagagagagaaattaaagaaagaaggaaagaaagggaaattaaagaaagtaggaaagagagaaattaaagaaggaaatgaaaaaaaaagaaattaaagaaagtaggaaagagaaattaaagaaagtaggaaagagagaaattaaagaaggaaatgaaaaaaaaagaaattaaagaaagtaggaaagaaggaaagaaattaaagaaagaaggaaagaaagagaaattaaagaaagaaggaaatgaaaaagaaagaaattaaagaaagtaggaaagaaaaaattaaagaaagaaggaaatgaaaaaaaagaaattaaagaaagtaggaaagaaagaaatgaccaTAGCAGTCCTTATCCATCTTATTAAGCCTTCCATGGGACCTGGTGATTAACACAGTGCTGAAGCCCTGATGCtgcattcacacatacagtgattttatctcTGCAAGTCACCAGTCTGTGTTCCTCCTgctggttgccatagtgataCCGCTtatgtttatcagtgggtggtgaTGATTTAACCTTGACACTGAGATTTCTTGGAGGGAGATTGGGTGCTTGTGTaaaaaaattcagcagtgtatatctgcatcatatcatatgagatgaaggagaagcagtggtGCTCTTTTCCATGGATCACGTGTCCTCTATTGTCTTCACTCTCATTAGTAGTCACAGTAACATGTTGCCCCACATTTGCATGAAGTTCAACTTTCTCAGTGTTTTtctggacacacccacatctagtCTCCGAAGGTTGTTGTCGCTCATGTCCCTGGAAGTCACCGGCTCTCGTTGAAAATCAATGATCTCTGATCAGTTTGTTGCTGAGACTCGCTGGATGTGTGAATAttgcatttaatattaaataatagttGAGCTATTGATatagagatttgatttgatctCTCCCGTTCGATATCTGTGCATAAGTGTGGTGCTTTAAATGGTTTCATTGTCTTAACATCTCACTATCATGAGAGAAACAACTGAATAGTCAAGATAATGATGGTCTCCGTAACCAGCGTTCTTACCAACACTCCAGGGGAACGGAGCGTCTCGGTCTGTCTGATAGGACTGCAGCACAGACTGGCACCACTCATCGTCCACCTCATACCCAAGGTATACAGACTCtaaaaaaggaaggaagcagTTCTTAGGATTTCGAAACTACTAGAAACAAGcaggagaaaacagaaaatgttaaacacacacaccttcttccaCCTGTGATCCAGCTGCAAGCCACTGTTGGACTGCTCTGACACTGTCATCTGTCATTACTTTAGGATACCTGAGTCACACgggacagacacacaaattTGCGATTAAACAATTGAACGCAAAATCACACAAACTCTGCGAAAAACTTGTAATTTTTCAGATTTGCAGCAGAATCGAGCCGAGACACgtcatgtgacatcacaacacgcaTTTAGTTGAAAATCTCTTCCATTCACGTGTGTGGAATAGGAGTACAGCTATCATGGAAAGTGATGGCACTGGTAGCAGATTAAAAGGAGAATCCTGTGCTTATAATGCTCCATAAATTGCAGCAAAATCGAGCATTTTTGGCTGTAAcattcacaaaaaaacaaactcacAAATCCTGGAGCTGCTGAGTTACCTCAGTATAATTATGATCACCCTTTTGCTTTTTTTGATTAAGAAAACAATCTGACATCATACATGTGAAAACACTTGCTTATGACGTACAACGTGAAAGAAAGGACAGTTTTCCTTTTGAATTAAAATCGCTGGCTGATTTAAATACCAAGCAATACGTTTGTGACTATGGTTTAGTGATCTGCATGCAGTCCCAATAAGAGTGCTTTAATCCTGATGTCCTCTAGCCTTTCAACCACATCAACCAGGACACAGCAGTCAAACTGATCCTTGGTCAATGATCCTACTCTGATATAGATTAAAAGAGAATTAAGAGCTGTCAGACCTGTAGTGGAGCAGTTTCAGGAGGAGGTCATTTCCTCGGTTGGACATGATGTCCTCTGGTCCCCTGCATCAGAGCACAGAAAAATCGTCAATCcatttggggaaaaaacccaACTCAACGAGCAGAGATTAAAAGAAGCAGTAAGTGAATGAGGAGAGCGTACGTGGTTGTGATGATTTCATCCTTGGTTCTCCTGATCAGTAGAACTGGTCCTTGGTACCTGCACAGTGAGATCAACAAACATAATCAGCATGATCAGGTCACACAgctacacttacactatactacatggTGTGTACAGGATCTTACTTGCAAAGCTGCTCTGCATTGTTCAAGTTCATGTACTGCCTGACTGTGTGGGTCACCAGCTGTCCTGTTTCCCAGTGAACACAAGCACAAATCAAGCATTGCTACATTGCATTATGTAGAGATGATGACTGAGATAAGGACACTTACTCCAGCTGTCAGGCATGACCTTTAAGGCCAGGGGCAGGAGATCATCAAAGGAGGCGTCCAGAACCAGTGCACGGATCTCAGGGTATGACATTACTGCCCAAGTGGCTAAAGCAAAGGAAGATGGGGCATCAAGAAAGATCGAGAACACAATTTGGGTGTTGAAAACATAATTGACAGAACAATACAGCAcaggccactttaataggaacatgtGTTCACCTGCACGTTCATGTGATTATTCATTCAGCTACTCATGGTGCAGCAGCACAAGTGCGATTCACAAAATCATGCAAATTCAGGTaaagcttcaggtaatgttcacatcaaacatcagaatgaagagaaAGAACTCAGTGACTTGGACTGAGGGATAGTAGATGggctgatttgagtatttcagaaattccttgggatttttacacacagcagtttgtagtgtttaaacacaatggtgcaagaaacaaacaaaaaaaataatctagTTCTGCAGACAGAAACTTGAATGATCTGGTCCGAGTTGACTCAGGATTTGGGAACTCAATCACGctgtacaactgtggtgagcagaaaagcatctcagaatgcacagcaTGTTGAAAATTGTAGTGTGTACAAGGTTCCACTCATCAGCCaagagcaggaatctgaggctacatctggcacagactcacccaaactggacagctgacagggtacaggtgttcctattaaagtggcaggTAAGTATacagttcttttgtttttttttttattacctgtAAAGCCCCCTATTGACCAGGCATACACAACAATATCGCTCAACTGGAAGCCCAATTTGTGCACAGCAAACTGGATCACTACATCCATTGCGTTTGCCTCGTTCTGAGGAAACGGCACACCCTGAAACAGACGCAAAAATGTAGATTCAATGTGAAGGTGTTGCAAATTCACTGCTGCTTTCTTCTGaaccatttttttaaatcatggaTGACTTGATGTAACGTTCTTTAATGGTAAGATACGCATCATGAATGCACAGAAATTCTACATCAGGGCTGGGGTTGAGCATCTGAGCCTGTGATCAGAGATACTTACAGTACTGCCTGCGAATCCTGGGTGATTCCAGCCGAGGACCGAGTAGCCACCTGAGAAAGAGGTGAAAAGTGGCAGGAAAGATCATTCAACTATTTTCATGTGTTTCTTATTATTGTAGAATTAAGCACATGAATACTCACCTTCCAGTGGAGTGTTCATGCAGCCAACCTCGTAGAAGCCGGCGTTCCCTTCACAACAGAtcacctgtaacacacaatgcACCTTACACATGAATGCTGTTACCCTGGTTAAGATGGCATGACGGTTCaatgtttgtaggatttatacACAATTATCACTTAACCAGCTGATCAGATTTTGGGGTCAATCCAAACAAGGTCAAAGTCACAGTAAGGTTAAATACCTGGAACTGAATTGTTCAATAGCTCCCTTCAGTTTTGGTGTATACTTTAAGAATATTTGAAGCATACAAattagcaacaacaacaaataaacgtTTTGGATGACAGTTATTATTGTTAGAGAGAAACCACATTTGCACTGAATGTTGCAGAACAAAACATCGCTTTTATTAGTTCTTCTATGAACAACGGTTGCTTCATGAGCCTTTGTTTTCTCTTTCGAAATTAGTCAAACAATAAAAACGTGACTCTCCATGGTAGAGAGAAACCACAATGCCGTCCTTTCTCTGTAGAGGTTACACCATCGAATCTGGTTATCACAAATCTTTCTAAACATCATCCCAAAAAAATAGTTCAAAAAGCCTTCACCTCACAAATCCATGTGAATTAGTTTCTACTGAAGAAATGCTCAAGTAATAGGATTAGTGTTAAAGAAAATCAATGAGTAGTTGGCATGTTTACGTGTCCCAATAAATTTGTTTTCTAAATAAATCTGAATGCAGATTCCAAACGTAGAGTTTATATGAACTCTATTCACTGCAGTCTGATTCGGACAGGTGcattacatatacacaaacGAAACTACGATGCACTGCCTATGTGTACGAGGTATTTCTGAATCCATTTGAGAAAACTGATCCATTTGATCCATGTGTTTACACTGGtaatttttttcctatttatcaGATTATTTCAAATAACCATCAATCCTGTCAAAAATCCATCCGGACCTAAGCTCGACCAGATTGATTAAGGTATTTACACGAAGGCTTTTCAATCCATTTGAGCCATCGAGCCGATCACTAACAGATTATTTGACTGCTTGTAAATTTATTGAATGcattcacatttattcatttatcagaAGCTTTTATCTAAAGCGaatgacaaagaaaaaaataaaagcaaagtgATATGTCAAGCAGAGGACCATACAAGTAGTGCTTCTATACaagctttttaattttttagattttatttaagttttttgttttgaacAAGAATACTTACCAGAGTTTTCCCATTTGGTCCTCGGTGTCCTCTCCGGTCCACAAACATGGTGTCAATTTTGTTTCCATCACATGCCACCAGCTTGTTTCTCTGACCTTCATACTAAAGCGAACAAAGAAAAtagaacattaattttttttaacagctcaTATGCTGACAATAAATATTTAAgctgtatgtgggtgtgttttcAAGTTACATCTTCGATTAGCTTGGCCTGGCCCTGCTGCAGCATGGACCTCATGGCCTTCTGCAGCAGACCCACAGAGCCGGGGTACAGCATCCTCCGGCCAAAGGAGTGAGCTACAAGATAGCTGGAAAACAAATGCACCATACACTGTAATGAACAcaatatccatccatttttagatggcacaatctcacacacacacacactatacacactatagatgccaatcagtctacaacacatgtctttggactgggggaggaaaccagagtgccTAGAAGAAACCCTAGAGAACATACAAACCCAcgcacacagggcagaggtgaAAACCAAATCCCCCAAGCCTTGATGTATGAGACAAACGTGTTAAACACTAAGCCCATGCATGTCAGCAATAATATAAAAAGTCTCAGGTTTATTTGTAATGTCAAAAACGAACAAAGTATATGTCTTTTTAGTTGCATGAGCAGTGACAGCTCAGCGGTTAAGCTGCTAGACTAATGCTAAGAAGGTCAAATcgcagcactgccaagctgccactcctGTGAACAATGCCTTCAACAACTGCCCAGTTGTATAAATGCGCTAAATGCCAGTCACTCTGGATACGagtatctgccaaatgccataaatgtaatctAAAGGATACAGTGCATGATTGTAGGATCTATCATGCGGTTATATTATCCCCTGTAAAGTGAGCTtgttaatatttaaatgcattCAAATACATAACCATTCAAGTAGTTACACTTAACCACAGTCAGCTATGTGTGATCtgattatgttgtgtgtgtgtgtgtgtgtgtgttacccgaCGACGTGGCATGTCAGCGTTTGTATTGAATTCAGCAGACTATCTGCTGCTCCTCTGTGTTTGGGCTCTGGCTTCAGTAAGGAAACTCCTACCTTCGACAGCTTCCTGTCAACATGAGAAGACCACCTCATCAAACCCAGCTATtcactttaaatatatatatatatatatatatatatatatatatatatatatatatatatatatatatatatatatatatatatatatatatataaaataacacagacatatatacacacacacatgacttacGGATTGCTGACTTCTCTCCAGCTGAAATCTACTGGCCAGTGCGAGAAGTCGAAGTCATAGCTAGCAAGTTTTTTCTAAAGAAGCATAAACAGCGGCAGCGAGATTACATCAGTGCTGATTGCATCAGTATGCCATTCTCAGGAGGAATGCTGCTTGTGACCTCACCTTGTTGCCGTGGCTCTTCTTGGTCTCCTCCAGAATGGTGATGAACTGGTGATACTCAGGGTTTCTCCAGCGACCCCAGCCTAGCAACAAcccaacaaaaacacacatacgtGCTGCTCATTACAGCTTCTACTGGTGGCACAGGATAGCACCAACCATGTTGGTTCATCTCTGTTGTACTGCATTACACAATAAACTAATTAGCCAGACGTTCAAACAGCTCACCTCTCAGACACGCGACTCCCAGTAAACAGACCAGCGCGGCACCGATATACTGGCTGACGGGGATGATCTTACTGCTGCAGATGTAACCTGAAACACATCGCATCACTTATTTTTTCTCCTTATCCTTAGTATACATCGTCACCTTCAAAAGCAGCTTTTGAAAACCAGGTCTAAAAGCTGATCTCTAGTCTAATGAGCGAGCCAGAAACCTTGAGAAGGAACAGACTCAAGAAGCAACTCCTCACTTTTCTGGGAGACGCTGAATAGCTATTAAAGCATGCAAATCAAAGCAAATTTTCATTCAAACCCTGCTCTTTAGATTAAAAGCCTCCTAAAACTAGTCAGTCAAAAGCTAGATAGAATATAAACTCCAATTAACCCTTGACATTGTCAGTACTCCACCATTTTACACTCCacatgaaataaagaaagaaagaaatccccCAGCAATCATTAAGTACTGATTAATTAATCATTCATGACAACACACAGCgtacacactaaaaaaaaaaaagtgcttttagGCTTAATGTGTTTCTGTGGTGGAACACTGACTAATGACACACTGTATTAAACACTAAATTACCTTTAATTCACTGGAACTGTATTCAGAAGTCCAGGTCTATAACAATACAACCActtcacaacaacaacattcttTTAAAACcacttaaacacacaggagTATTCAGTTTCACTCTCATGAGAAATGCTTAGGTGTGTACATCCACTCGATACGGGACACaaacagctacacacacacacaaaaccttcaCTGAGGAAATTCCTCGAACAGAAACACTACACACGATCCGCATTAACATATGACTCAACTAGTATGATTAGACTTGATTAGGCCACCATTATAATCAGCACTCCTAGTTGGAGGCAATCTATCGACTGTTCGCACAGCGAAGGAGCAATCAGGAGTCTAACCCTTGATTACCTGACACAGGAGGAGGAACAGAACAAAATGGTGGAAGGCTTGGggttctccaaaaaaaaaaaaaaaaggatttggaACCTGAGCGTTAAGAAGTGTATGAGCAAGAGGTTGTGTACCTTTCCTGTAGAGATAGCAGAGGACGAGGGGCGAGCTGTAATAGGATAGGGACCACAGTACTGAAGCCTGGggagaagaaaaacacattttaattacCTTCAGGACACACGGGTCTCTTATGGCATGCAGATCGAGTTCAAGTCAGGCGAGGTTTGATTGTCATTCCTCTATATAACTGGGATATGTTTCGGAACAAAACGGCATGTACATCAGGAACATGGTGCAACTGCACTGTGGAGGAGACTGCATCAAATGTACACATTAAATACGCTATGAAAAATACAACAAACTCTCATGATGATAAATACTCAAATCTGTGTCTTTGTTACGTTTCTCCCTGATCTAAAACACACAATATTGATcgatttgtttaatttgttttaagcAAAGTGTGATACAAATATCATGGCTTAGCAGGTCACTTACCCAACCAAGGATATTGCCAGTCTGTCTTTCCAAACCTCTAGGCTGGTAATCCCAACCCTGCAAGTGATAGCCACATATTAGtcaaattgttatttatttatttattattatgctatCATTTGGGGATAGACTGCCTCAGTGTCTGAACTTCATTTACGCAGATATTGCATATACCTCAGATATTGCATAGAACACCTCAGCTTTAAAGCACAGACACAGGAGCTCACATCTAGAAGGTTCTTAAATTGGGGTCTGTATAGCAAAGGAAATGGGTTTGagtttttttctaaaaataaataaataaataaaataataattggtTAGTGAGGTGGAAATCTATTCACTGTCTGTACCGTTTATCCTACACATGGTTGCGGGGagtctggagcctatcccagcggaCTCAAGGCCCAAGGCAGAGGACATACTGTCCAATATCAACCACATGCCTTTGGACTTGGGAGATAACTGGAATACTCAGAGGAAATCACTAAAGCATGGAAAGATCATACAAACTCTACAGACAAAGGTAGAAGGCGGGAATCGAACTCTCAACCTTGGAGGTGTGGGGCAAACATACTGACCACTAGGTAACCGTGAAAGGATGAATTGAACTTGGACCTAATACACCGAtccggcataacattatgagcagtgaaaggtgaagtgagtaacactatctcctcatcatggcacctgttagtgggtgggatatattagggagcacgtgaacattttgtcctcaaagttgatgtgttagaagcaggaaaatggacaagcgtaaggatttgagagag
The nucleotide sequence above comes from Hemibagrus wyckioides isolate EC202008001 linkage group LG01, SWU_Hwy_1.0, whole genome shotgun sequence. Encoded proteins:
- the abhd16a gene encoding phosphatidylserine lipase ABHD16A, giving the protein MMAVGLWFRCLIGPNLYRIHRPQDSSRPESRTGRRGWDYQPRGLERQTGNILGWASVLWSLSYYSSPLVLCYLYRKGYICSSKIIPVSQYIGAALVCLLGVACLRGWGRWRNPEYHQFITILEETKKSHGNKKKLASYDFDFSHWPVDFSWREVSNPKLSKVGVSLLKPEPKHRGAADSLLNSIQTLTCHVVGYLVAHSFGRRMLYPGSVGLLQKAMRSMLQQGQAKLIEDYEGQRNKLVACDGNKIDTMFVDRRGHRGPNGKTLVICCEGNAGFYEVGCMNTPLEGGYSVLGWNHPGFAGSTGVPFPQNEANAMDVVIQFAVHKLGFQLSDIVVYAWSIGGFTATWAVMSYPEIRALVLDASFDDLLPLALKVMPDSWRQLVTHTVRQYMNLNNAEQLCKYQGPVLLIRRTKDEIITTTGPEDIMSNRGNDLLLKLLHYRYPKVMTDDSVRAVQQWLAAGSQVEEESVYLGYEVDDEWCQSVLQSYQTDRDAPFPWSVGEDMALEGRRQLALFLARKYMRNFDATHCTPLPSSEFHVPWKL